In Camelina sativa cultivar DH55 chromosome 13, Cs, whole genome shotgun sequence, the genomic window GATGTTTAGGGgttgattctttgttttcaaattagGATTTtgatgttacatatatattagatggtgtattttgtagaataatttGAGCTAGATGTTAAAGGAAGCAAATGATAGTTTCTTTAGACTCAAAAAGGTTCTTTTAAATTCAGGAAAGGTACCTTGAGATCTCATGATgacattcaaaaaaaatgttttgggacTCCTGTAAATTCATGAAGGATTGAATGATATTTAGGAAGGATCCTTTAAAATTtaggatgactttcataaaaaaaaaattaggtggCCTCTAGGAAGCATTATGTCGAACGCTTGGTGTGCAAAGTGATTGGTCGTGAACTTTGTTGACTGCTTACCACTCTTTAACCATTTCAGAGACATCTAAAACTTCTACTTTCTCTTCTTGAGGAGTTGACAAGATATTAATACCAAAACCAGAGTGGTAATCCATATAAGAGATAGTTACCTGATGTTGAGATGCATCCTTTTGTGAGATAAATTGAATATGGCCAATCGATTCTTTGAGATGGACCTTTTCACCATAGGCGAGAGAAAGCTCATGAATCACATCGAAGAGAGAAGCGTTGAGGGACTCAACGTACGACTGTCTTTTTCGGCGAGAAGTTCAAGGAGATCCGACGACTCCGATTCAAGAGCAGAGAGACGCATCGAGAGAGTGATGGATGTGATTGGCAAGCTGCATTGAGTTGTTCAAATGGACTGGACGGTAGAACTCGTCAAGAGATCGAAGCTTCTCGACCACctgtaatgttgttgttgttgttgttccttaAAGACGAGGAGGAGCTCATGAGTATCGGTGATAAGAACTGGACCAATTTCtaaaaagattataattaattttattattatataatcaattgaataatgctagttttggaatatttgaGAATGTATGCTAATCttcgaagaaaaaaatataagtgtGCTATTTGAGGATATTTCTCAAAATGGTTTAATTATGTGtgttaattttggaaaaaaaatttaaaagtgtGTTATTCTAGGATATTTCTTTATTCAAAATAactattaaaaaacttttatttttcaaaaaggcaaatctcaaaaaaaaaaaattgaaaataaaaacaaatcaatttttttgaaaaatcattgttcactttaaaaaaaaatataagatggGGATGGAAATTAACCTGAGCAATGATGATGATACGATTAGCGAGAGAAGGGAAATCAGACAACTATCTTCATGGGCTTGTCACCTTTCTGATGGGCTAGAAATTCTTTCTTCGGGCCCAAAAGGTTTGGAGCGTCTCCTACGATCGCAACACCATTCTCGGAGGAACACAACAGAGCAGCCAGCCACCTATGACCCACCTCCACCGCAACAGAGAAAAAGCCGAAGCAGTTATTATCGCACACATCTAGTTAAAACTTAGAACCATATATCTACAGACGACAGTACAGAGATGATAAATAAACTGAGTGAGGAAACCACCttgaaacaacaagaaacagagacgAGAAAATACCTTTTGAGAACAGAGTCGACACATGTTCGTCGCTTCGAGAACATAGCTTTCACTTTCGCTTTCATATTGTccgcttttttttatttttttgggttataagAATCGAACACACTCAAGTTTACAAACGATCAATGATGGGTCTCTCTCTCACAGAGTCTCAGTTTATATAACCGTGTGTGACTCTGATCggaataaaaaaaggaaaactgtttgtgaatggaaaaaaaaaaggaaaataggaTCACGCTCCTTTTTCTTCTAGAAATATAAACCGGtttaaattgatttggtttggatCCGGTTTAGTCAATCACGCTCCTTTTTGCATCCCATTATAATTAGGATTAGGAATCCAACGGTCATCGTAGATCGCATCAGATAAACGGCTAAAAAGGCAAATTCtcttggaagaagaaagaagaaagaagaactcaGAAGATGCAACCGACAGAGACGACGTCGCAGCCGGCGCCGGCGGAACAAGGCCGTCGGCTCAAGGATCAGTTATCGGAGAGTATGAGTTTCAGTAGCCAGATGAAGAAGGAAGACGATGAGATGTCGTTGAAAGCTTTGTCGGCGTTTAAGGCTAAAGAAGAGGagatcgagaagaagaagatggagattaGAGAAAGAGTTCAAGCTCAGCTTGGTCGTGTTGAAGACGAGTCCAAGCGTCTCGCTATGATTCGCGAGGTTTGATTTCTAAttaatacatttattatttcaattcgatttttttgtttggtgtgtgtGATTTAGTTGCTGCTTTAGGTTTTACATCGTAGTGTAGATTTAGATCAAGTTCTTAGGGCCTAGAGAGTCTAAATGGGGCGAACAATTTCGATCTCGTTTTCGGATTTAGTTGTTAAAATTAGAAAGTTGGATTTAGtctggttttagggttttgttcaaTTTCTAGGTTCTAGACTTGTGGGAAATTTTCAAAGTTTTGAGTATAATTTGTGTGTTTAAAGATGATCTTAAACCTGATTGGGGAAAGATGAGAAGCTATGGCTGAAGATCTAAGCTTGATTTGTGGATGATGTGTGTTTGGTGAGTTTGATGCTTTGATTGTTAAAAATCAGGAACTTGAAGGTTTTGCTGATCCCATGAGGAAAGAAGTTACTATGGTGCGGAAGAAGATTGATTCTCTTGACAAAGAATTAAAGCCATTGGGGAATACTGTTCAGAAAAAGGTTTGGgttttttgtgtttgagaaTTTCAAtgcttttttctctctctactaaGAATCATTTTTATACCCCCATAAATCAAACTGACTTGATACATTCAGGATTCTTAAGGATGCTgacctatttttctttttccataatATGCAGGAAACAGAGTACAAGGATGCTCTTGAAGCATTCAATGAAAAGAACAAGGAGAAGGTGGAGCTGATCACCAAGCTGCAGGAGGTTTGTTCATTTATTCTCACTTTTCTCTCTACTCTACTTTTGCCTAATGAAATCAGGTGTGTTGTTTGAATGGAACGTTACAACTGGTCTGTTCATGCCATATATTTATCTGGATGGTGTCTGTGTTTGGTCCAACTTATTGTTTTTTCGTTCATCAAACTGATAGGCTTTAAGCTGTTTTGGGACATACGATTCCCATTACCTTCCTTTAGAACCCTAGTTTTGTTCCAAGATTCCCATTGAAATAGGTTAAATTGTCTTACTGAGTTTTGGTATCCAGTCGCCAAGTTTGTCATTCTTTAATAGTTGAAATCCTGTTTCTAAAACGAGTTCCGCAATTTTGAAAGTGAGACCAGTAGAGACTCTATATTTAGGATACCCCATGTTTGAGTGATTTGAGTTGTATATCTGCAATTAGTTCCTCCAAACTAGATGCAGCACATGATCTTAAACAGTTAAACCTCTCTTTGCGCAAGTCAGATATCCAAAAGACCAATCACGCGTTTATTTGCATTTTTGTCTGTAACTGCTAAATCAAAAGAGTTGTTTATATAGTCacttatatgtttttgttacgGTTTTTGAGACTTGATggggtttcttctt contains:
- the LOC104734389 gene encoding putative U-box domain-containing protein 58, which encodes MQPTETTSQPAPAEQGRRLKDQLSESMSFSSQMKKEDDEMSLKALSAFKAKEEEIEKKKMEIRERVQAQLGRVEDESKRLAMIREELEGFADPMRKEVTMVRKKIDSLDKELKPLGNTVQKKETEYKDALEAFNEKNKEKVELITKLQELEGQSEKLRFKKLEELSKNIDLTKP